The Panicum hallii strain FIL2 chromosome 5, PHallii_v3.1, whole genome shotgun sequence genome contains the following window.
ATCATTTGACAATGTTAATGGTATAGACGTATAGTCACTATTCTATATCAAGATGCTAACATCGGTCCAATGGTTCCGTTCAATAGCTGCACAAATGAATGGAAGAATATTGAAGCTATCAAATAATACATACTTTGAATGTTAAGATGGTATTTGGAGGATACTCCTTTCTCATGTACTTTCTTTCTCAGTAATCTGGGTTTCAATAATATGTGCTTTTACACATGCAATAAGAAGTTGTTGACTATGTTTTATGCATTGGCATGTAATTGCAACAGAACAAGAAACAAAGAGAGCATTAGAAATGAAATGAAAACTGGTAAAGCTTACGTTTTTGCAGCCTGTCTTCCTTTCCCCAACGCGGCACCAAAGTATTTCTGTTCAGGTTTGCAAAGTCAATAAACATTACAGATTTCAGAATCACAAGACTCCTAATATGTAATGGTACTAAAACAACAAGGTCATCCATACTGAACATGGACAAGCGACAGATGGAGGACATAATTCATGTAAAAACTAAAAGTCTAAAGCGAGGAGCCTTGCACTCACAATGATACAACCCTTAATCTAATACAGTAACAACTTACATAAGAGACTCCTGAGGGCTCTATCATGTAGAGCTGTGGCCCATCCCTATCATAACCTCCAAGAATAACGCCGCAACCAAAAGGCCTAATGCAACATCAACCAAGTTACGATTGCCAAATAATGTATTGACAAACGCAAGTCCTGAGTCCAGTAATTATGGACCACTACTGTTGAATATACCTGAGCCACCAGTACAGCGTGCAAAGATGAACATAACTTGCGACACGATCTGCCAATTCCTTCACAGAAATGGGTTCCCCGTAGACCCTGGTGCATTACAGTTTTAGAACATAACCATATAAAGATGCTCGTATGGTCTAAAAGACTATGTGCTTACTTTTCATAACTGGCAGCTTCTGATTTGGCCCTTGAAACAATTTGCCTGCCATCTGCTGCTAAGCCAGCAACAGCCTGCAAATGACAGTAAAGTAATTTGTGGTTACAACACACACTTCATGAAAATGGTTAGTGGAACATGAACCTTTGCAACAATAGGAAAGGGATCACTGCAAGAAAAAAATATATGAAAAATCTCAATAGATACAGCATCTTCACCGCTTTACATCAACAATTGATCATATAGGAAAACAGATAATAGAGCATGTTTTTAAAGTCTTGCTACTACATTCCGTCATTAATAGTACATGTTAGAAGGCCAAAAGAAGAAATGCAATCTAGCTCCTATATTCACTTATCAATAGCATGGATTTACTTTTACATCAAAATCAATATCAATTTTGAGTCGCTTGTAAAGGAATGTACCAAGCCAGAGTGCCGGTGCACTGAATGGATCCTCCGGTTGGACCCCTCCAGCATCATCTTTGAAGTTACCAGTTTCTCAACGCCCTAAAGGACCAAACACAAAATCACAATCCAGTCAAGACATAAGAGGGGCACCATCTTAAAAGCTGAAAAGGGTATAAAACTGAAGAAAGCCCAATCATACCAGGACAATGCCATCTTTGCACTTGATCCCGACAATAGTCCTATTCACAATTATCAGGGCATCACCATAAGATCGCAAATCAAACGGAAACAAGTAAAGAAAACAGAATGATAAGCCAGTGGAATCGAACCCGCTGTTGTCGACAGCCTTGGTGGCGTACTCAACCTGGAATACACGGCCATCTGGAGAGAAGGTGGTAACCGACAGATCGTAACCTGTGCCTATGCTGCTCATTGTCGACTTGTTTCTGTCACCTCAACGCCGCTAGTATGGAGATCACTCCTGTAAACAAAGTACCAAAACCCCAGAGGACTAGTTACCATCACACAGTGGTGGAATTAACCAGGGCAAGCACAAGGGTCCATCGAAAAAAGATCCATACTATAAACATATAGCAGCAGCCCACTACACCAAACCTTAAACAAATCCGCAAACCCTAAATCCGGTGGGTTGGGGTGAAACATATCGGGATTTCAGGGCAAAGGTAGGGGCAAATCCGCAGTGAAAATCTAAAACGAGGAACCCGTGCAACCAAACTAGGACACCCTAACCGACGAAAGTAGGAACCGAGTCAAGCCACGGGGTGGATCTCCGCCACGCGGCAGTCGTGGGGAGTGAGGGCGTCGAGGACGCCGATGGGCAGAGGGAGGGAAGAGCAATTACCTGGATCTGGACCGGCGGCGAGCGAGGCGGAGCCCCTGCGAAGCTGGGGTGGAGCGGCGGGGGGTTCTGAGCTCGGCGGCTTGGGATGGGTTTGGGGAAGACGAGATCGATggggaagaagagagaggggcGTGAGTAAGTGCGTCGTCCCGTTTCTTTCTTCCGGCCCAAGCCGAGACCTAGAAGACGGGCGGGGGCGGCAGAGACACGACACGAACACACGAAGGCGTGCCGCGTGCGTATGTTGGACTCGGGCCCGACGGGACGAGGCCGACAGATTCGAGGGCTGGGATTCGTTGGGCCGTTTCACGTGGGTAAATTTTCGTAGAGAACTTTAATGTGTGTAGTTTGCTTGAGCCTTGCTAGGCATATTTTTCTCCGGCCCTCTTTAAGCACTTTGCGGCCAAGATTTAAAAAAAATGCTAGGTACATTTTTCTTTCTTATATTTCCATGACAGTGTGGGTATGGCTACGCGCACTGCAaaccttctttttttttttcgtAGAGAACTTAGTGCAAATATGCGATGCAACGCGGACGTTGCAGTGTTATTTCTTCCAGCAAGTAGTATTACACATTTACACGCCGTGGGTGGAGTACGATGATGCAGCAGAGCTACATACATGTTTCACCAGCAGCTAGATAGGGTGTTGAATCGAGCATCCGCACGCTGCCAAGCCAAACCGGAAGAAGGGAACACGACGGTGAGCACGGTCGAGTGCGCGGAGCTGTAGCTCACAGGATGACGCATTTCTGGGGGCGCTTGCCGGCGTCGGACGGCCCCGCCAGCTTCTTCTTGCCGCGCGCCGCCTTCTCCTCCGTCCTCTTGCTCCTTCGTCTGCGCAGAGAGCCACGGGTGATTTCAGATGGTTACCAACTTACCAATCTTTTTTCatcagagagagaagaaaggtTCAGGGAGTAATGAATTTTCCTCACTTGGCCATCATGACCTTGACGAACTCGTCGAAGTTGATGCGCCCGTCGCCGTCCACGTCGGCCTCGCGGACCATCTCGTCGACCTCGGCGTCGGTCAGCCGCTCGCCGAGGTTGGCCATCACGTGCCGGAGCTCGGCGGCCGAGATGAAGCCGTTCTGGTCCTTGTCGAACACGCGGAACGCCTCCCTGAGCTCCTCCTCCGAGTCGCTGTCCTTCATCCTGCGCGCCATCAGGTTCAGGAACTCCGGGAAGTCGACGGTGCCGTTGCTGTCGGCGTCCACCTCGGCGATCATGTCCTGCAGCTCCGCCTCCGTGGGGTTCTGGCCCAGGGACCGCATCACGGTCCCCAGCTCCTTGGTGGTGATGCAACCTGGGCATTTTGGACAACGTACGGGCTCATTACATGAAACAAAAAAAATGACGCATTATCCAAACGAAATTGCAGTGAAGGTCAGATAGATGATGGTATGATGCTCAACATGTACCGTATCATATATAGTTTGGTTCATAGAGTACAAGGAGTAATTGACGAATGATCATATATTGGATGGCATTTCCAAAATGGAACATTGCTCTTCAGCAAACCATGTCAGTCTCAACACCAATCTGATTCTATCTTTCGGAGAACTTAGCAGCCTAGTACTGCTAGTAGAAAAAAATTGACTTAAAAGAAAACTTTACCCACCCACATTGAACTACCTGATCTCATTTTCTATGCCAAAATAAGTTATTAAGGAGTTATCTATATGAAGACATTTACTACGCAATGATCAGATTATCTCAGAGACCTAGTTAAAAAATGTTTATTTAGAAAAAAGAATGTGCGTTACAATTACAAAGGCATTCCTTGGGCACTTTCAGTAAAAGGAAATAAAATTGATGGATTGTCGTCAATAGAAGACACATCGGGGCTTCGAAGTTCAACTTTGTTTGAGATTAAAGTAAATAGCAGTGTGACTAGGCCACCGTTCTATCAAAAAATATCACACTGTTAGGTTCACCATTCTGCCATCTGAAAAAGGCTTATGAAAAACATTGCTGACTACTCAACCATTCTGCCATCACTTAACTTATTTACAAAAGCGTGCTTTGTTCTATTATATGCCAACATGGCTCACCGGTTCGTGTTAGGTTCGAATTCTCTTCCAACATCACTTTATTCTTCGACCTTTTCTTTTCATTCTGTGATGTGAGTGAACTAGAATCCGATTCCATGGATCAAGTAACAAAAGTAAACCGTATTGCTTCCATACACAGCTATTGAAAACCATGCGGCAGCTGACAACTAAGATCGTATCTTGACGAACTTATAGAAAGCTCTTACATGTCTTCTGGAAATGCCCTTAGAGCAGATCTCTCTGGTttcgagagaaaaaaaaagcgACTAAATCCTAAAAGAATCTGTTTACCTTGAGATGAAAAGCATGGTGCATTCACTATTCAGCAGAATACACTTGTTACAAAATCAGTATGATCGTCCTCACTTTCACGTATTGATCTCTTACCGTGATTACAAGCTAATTCACTACTCACTAGTACTTGATTTCGTGGTTCGGATCCGGCAATCGCTGTGCTCAACACCCGTGCATCAAGACCACTGGAATTTCAGTGCCAGGCTTCCACTAGGACAAGAGCTTTGCGACACTAATCCTAAGCGCGGCGGCGCATGATAGATCTAGCCTGAAACAGCCAGGGACAGCAGCTGATCGGATGGAAACCTATAGGACTATAGGAGGACGAGGAGTGGGCTAGATCAGGCGAGAAACAAATAGCTCGATACCGTCAGAGGTAAGCCAGGGAAAGTAAAGGAGAGCAGGGAGAGGTGAGGAGGTCGATACCGTCGCCGTCCTTGTCGAAGAGGGTGAAGGCCTCCTTGAACTCTGCAATCTGGTCGTCGCTGAGCTGGTCCGCCATGGCGATGAAGCTTCGAGAAAACGAGGGAAGCAGAAGCAGGGAAGGCTACGAGCGCGTTAATGGCTACTTGGCGTGCCGGGCGTGTTCGTGCGCGAGACGGGGAGTGTGGTGATGAATGCCTGAGAGGTGCGAGCTGGGGTTATTCAGAAGAAGGGCCCAGCCCAACAGCAGGCGACTGGGTATTAAACTGTGGGCCGTGGTGGCAGTATCTGGTTCTTCACCTTCCACTTTATGAATTTTTATGTATCCTCtcaaacaaaaggaaaacttATCTGGATGCGCGTTACAAAAAGGAAAACCCTGCATACTATCTACCAATGACAGCTGAAAACTGAAAAGGAATAAATGTAGCTCAAATAACAGTCAAACTGAACCTCAAAGAGATTTTCTAATTTCTAGTGAATCTCCAAACAGAAAATTAGCAACCACTATATAAGAAAGCTGATCATAATGAGATAAGAGCACCAGTCTAGGCGATGATATTCAGCCGAGGAAAAGAATATAAAAGTAACCCTTGCTACCAAAATGGAAACCATGACAGCCAGAAGAATATTGGTCAACTGCTTTTGCCCCAGCAACTATACATGGGTATCTGACCATGGAATGAACTACGATTATACCAAAATGATTTTTCCAGGCTCCAAGTCACTTCCCATTTGTGCTCATCATATTTGGCCAGACAATTCCTCATCATCAGATTATACAAACATTTTGTGTATCATAGATCTTTCCAGACCTTGTAGTCAGTATTTGAGCTGTTGGGATATATCGGTGTATCCTGACATCCGATGAAGAAGGTAGGCCGTACATCCATATTGATCAAGGCATGTGCAGTTGATCTTGTACTTGCAACAATGCCGACCTCGTCAGCCGCAATTATGGCCTCTCCATATCCCTTATCTTTTACACCAGCATTTTCTAACTGTTGATTATGGGAAAGAAACATTAAAAACTGGAAATCACACAGTTATCAGGAACTGCAGAAACGGAAGATCATTACCCTGAATTTTGTCTTTGCACCCCAGATGACGAATGTTTCATTGCATGTATGATGACGATGATTGCCACGTAAACCACCGGGTTGGACCTGTCCTACGTGCAGCGATAAACAAGAAAATGCACCACCTAATAAAAAGATGGCATCAATAGTGTCTATCGAAGCATTCAACAAACGTATCTATGTTCTATTCACATCTGTTAAGCACATTCCATGCAATCATAAACAGCAAAAATATTAAGTGAGTAGACAGATTTGAATATACATTCCCCCACAATAATCACCAAGAGAAAAAATTCACTGAGCATTTGACACAAGTCAAAGTTGTGCGGAACATAGTTGCCCCCAAGATTACGAGCTAAACTCTTTGGAGCGATGGGTGTTGTGGAGTTTATACAAGGAACTTATTCTCACTACCAATCATGCACTGGAGAAAAGTTTCAAGTTCGACACAGTAGTAAGCAATAACAAACAATGTTAGTGCATTTGATGGCCCTCCACTTGGCCATAAGGGCATCAAGATATATATGACAAACTAATGTGAGGATGTATAAATGAAACATGAAGAACATACGTTGTATAGAAAAATGTACTTCAACTTGGTTAGCTAAACAATCAAGATAGCTAAAAACAATTGGTTACTACATCCTTACCACAGAATTTCTATTTCTTCACTTCCTCACTTAGGTTGAAGGGACGCAAACCAGCATTCACTATGACAAATGGGGCACTTGAGGGCAAAGCAAATAGATATGTTTAATTTTGAGTAAATGTATTTTTGATTAGTTGCATGTCAAATAAGCAACCCACACATCACTGTTTCAACAGTATATTCTCAATAACTGGAATAAATTCACCTAGTGTAACGGATGATTAGTTCCTAAGTTTTCAAGGGTGTGTGGGGGGTCTGTGTTCAGGTCTATGTATGACTCTTTTCTTCTTCTATTAATACAATGATATGCAGCTCTCCTGcgcgttcgagaaaaaaaactGGAATAAATTCGATATGATAGAAAGGGTTCAAGGCAGTCTCCAGAGCATCTCTACGGAACACAGTTTGCCAAGTGGACAGTATGGCACGTGATTTAGAAATCCCTTCAGTTTGAAGCTCAATGACAATCACAGAAACGGGTGTATAGGAACAACAAACAAACACCAATTTTACAAATTTGATGTAACAACTATGTATTGCAATCACGAACCTTTCCTATCACTGAGTTAGGACATCCATAGACCATAGGAGATCCAGCTGATTCGAAATTTGAATATGTAATGCAACTATAATGAAATTTGATGGCATTACTGGAGTGCACCTCCGAGCACAAGAACATAAGAGTATGGGACACGTCAGTCGAGGGGGAGCTCACCTGGAAGGCCGGCGTcgcgagcggcggcgacggggtCGAGCAGCCACCCGCGCCCGTCGCGGGCGATGGGGGTGGGGTGAAGCTCGGCGGGGAAGCGGACGAGGTTGGCCTGGGGGTCGTGCACGACAGCGGGGCGTCCTCCGAGCGACGGGGGCGGGGATGGGCGGTGGAAGCGGAGCGAGAGCCATGTGAGGAGGACgaagagggagaggaggaatgGGAAGGACGCCGGCCGCTTCAGGAAGTGCAGCAGCGACGATGCCAGGGAGTGCGGCGGCAGGGCGGCGGCCGAGATggggagaggcggcggctgcgtctGTACGTGCAGCGCGATGGCTCGCCTCGGGTTCGCCATCGGCGGTCGCCGCCGGGCAgatcggcggtggtggcggacTGTTGGTGGAGAGTGGTGGGGACGGGTCGCTGCCTTGCCGCCGCAGCAAAGGGCTCAGCCCACGGGTTCAACGGCCAGCCTGTACAACAGTACTGTACTATTTGGGCCGAAATTTCGATCGCGATTATTTTGTTGGGCTGCTATTTGGATCGTCAGGACAT
Protein-coding sequences here:
- the LOC112893239 gene encoding proteasome subunit alpha type-3, with amino-acid sequence MSSIGTGYDLSVTTFSPDGRVFQVEYATKAVDNSGTIVGIKCKDGIVLGVEKLVTSKMMLEGSNRRIHSVHRHSGLAVAGLAADGRQIVSRAKSEAASYEKVYGEPISVKELADRVASYVHLCTLYWWLRPFGCGVILGGYDRDGPQLYMIEPSGVSYKYFGAALGKGRQAAKTEIEKLKLSELTCREGIVEVAKIIYGVHDEAKDKAFELELSWICDESNRQHQKVPNDLLEQAKAAAQAALEEMDAD
- the LOC112893242 gene encoding calmodulin-3-like, with the translated sequence MADQLSDDQIAEFKEAFTLFDKDGDGCITTKELGTVMRSLGQNPTEAELQDMIAEVDADSNGTVDFPEFLNLMARRMKDSDSEEELREAFRVFDKDQNGFISAAELRHVMANLGERLTDAEVDEMVREADVDGDGRINFDEFVKVMMAKRRSKRTEEKAARGKKKLAGPSDAGKRPQKCVIL
- the LOC112893241 gene encoding uncharacterized protein LOC112893241, which codes for MANPRRAIALHVQTQPPPLPISAAALPPHSLASSLLHFLKRPASFPFLLSLFVLLTWLSLRFHRPSPPPSLGGRPAVVHDPQANLVRFPAELHPTPIARDGRGWLLDPVAAARDAGLPGGAFSCLSLHVGQVQPGGLRGNHRHHTCNETFVIWGAKTKFRLENAGVKDKGYGEAIIAADEVGIVASTRSTAHALINMDVRPTFFIGCQDTPIYPNSSNTDYKVWKDL